The Spodoptera frugiperda isolate SF20-4 chromosome 8, AGI-APGP_CSIRO_Sfru_2.0, whole genome shotgun sequence DNA segment TGGAATTCGCTATGAGATTGCGAACAATGTCTTCACTTAGTGCAGACATTTGTTTAAAGTATtcacataaaattgtttaataaaatcaaatcattcaAACTTTGGTTTATCGATGAAGTAAAACAGCTAACAACACCGTGCGTTTACGATAGCTATCGAGAAACTGACAGCATGCAAGAAATTCAACACCGCGTTGACAGTTGAAAATTTATCAGCTGTTTATGACAACTTGGACAGTTACACTTTTCGTTCGAAAATGGATCACGATTCACGACGTAAAGTTATCTTAATATGTAATGGcaaaatgtaacattaatatGATTTATCTATTTCAGTGTTTATATGTACCATTATTTCTTCACCAGCTACTACGCATTTAATCCTAAATAACGTGAGGACAAGTGAAATCTATTGTATCCATCATAGTATCGTTTTGAACTGTGGTTTCGAATTGACTGACTGACACTGTAAGTGTTCTGTCAAATTGatttattgtgttgtgtttgtgttgtaCTTCTGCCTGTAGTGcctgtgtatttatttattattattattctagatATAATATCATTTAATATACACAATCATACATGCTTCGGTATCGATGCTGGCGATAAATTCGTAAGTGATAAAAATGTGGTGTGcaacaatataataatcattAGCATTAGTGAACTGTAATCGTACTAACTATGGAAACCGAAGTAGTTTCATCGTTTTTTACAAGTTCTTCCGGAGAATCCAGGTCCGAAGATATCAGTGAAAAGTTTTTACAATTAGTAGATGAACTAAATCTATCTCTTGGACAGTTTCAAATGCCTAAAAAAGTAAAGGCTGTTTATAATCCCACCATTTACGCGAGAGAACCGTTTGAAATGTATGTGCGTAAATATTGCAACACACCGAAACGTATTATATTCTTTGGTATGAACCCAGGGCCCTTTGGAATGTCTCAGACTGGAGTAAGGAAAACTTAATATACATGTCTATGATTGTTGTATTTAActgaataacataatatttttaatacttaattaatgttttcatatcaacaaaattttcattaaaaaagccACAGactttaaatacttataattaatgtttaatttaaaataatcaatgttTCAGATACCATTTGGTGAAATAGAGTCAGTTCGAGATTGGCTTGGTATATCTGGAACAGTGGGGAAACCACCAGTTGAAATAAAAAGTCGAGAAGTTTTGGGTTTTGACTGCAAGAGATCTGAAGTAAGTAGAACTAACATAGACAAAACACTTATTGGTCTTATAGTATGGATATCTACTCACAGTATGGATCAATACAGCTTTACCTAGCTCCTTCAGATAACAAAcattttagaataattatttagaaattttatgataatgttCTCGAacctttaatttaaataagctGCGGCTTATTTGCCATATTTTAATTCAGCACTTACTTTTTGACATGATTATCATACCTACTTATCACATGTCTATACCAAGAAAgttgacccggagctgcggactacctagcgggtttaccggggctccggctcgaaaagcaggagaaggaacggggtggtttttagtcagtaagagtctgacactccctctcgcctcacccaaggcgagaaaagtcattggatgattttccccctcaaaaaaaaaaaaaaataccaagaaAGTAAATCCTTAAATTTCTCTGTAACTAGTACAACTTTCAAAGTTTTCAAACTTACACTAACTTCTTTGTATTATCATTACATCATTGTTACACAATCTTCTtactacatataatattataaaagcaattatttgtatgaggatgaaatttggatcaGGAGtggattatggtctgaaataacacataagctactttttatcccacaataacaatatttttacaaataaaatttcagATTAGTGGAAAAAGATTTTGGGGCCTATTTAGAACTTTGTGTGGGACACCGGAAAATTTCTTCAAATCCAGTTTTGTTTACAACTACTTGCCTCAGCAGTGGTTGACAGACACTGGGTGCAATTTAACTCCTGGTGATTTCAAAGTAAGATATAcataattcattaataaattccAATTAGTTATTAACTGTTGTGATTTAAAATAACAGGAATCTAAACCTACACCTACACCCTTTCATTAAGCTGTCATTGCTGACAAAAACTTACTTATTTGTTACAACTTTCAGACACATGAGGTACAAgaattatacaatatttgtgACCCTGTATTTCACAAAGTGCTAGAACTGTATCAAGTTGATTATATTGTGGCCATTGGAAAATTCTGTGAAACCAGAGCTAAGAAAACTATAGAGAAATACTCTCTTCCAAAACCTGTTAAGGTATGAatttcaacataattattattgttgccccaaaaagtttagtttttattagttaattaattttgtatgtttacaTTTCAGATTCTGTACATGCAGCACCCAAGCCCCAGAGTAGTAAATAACAACAACTGGACAGAGAAAACCATAGAtttcttaaaagaaaacaatctgCTTCAATATTACACGCAGCCATCAGCATAATTACAACTGTgatttaagttaaatattttgtcaaaacTTTACAATATGGTTGATTTTATGAAGAGAGCCCTTGAATTAGCATCAGAAGCTTTATCCGCTCAAGAAGTACCTGTTGGctgtgtttttgttataaattctgAAATTATTGCAGAGTCAAGAAATATTGTCAATGCCACACACAATCCAACAAGGCATGCagaaattaattgtattgattCTGTCATAGAACATTGCAAAACACATGATATAGACTACATGtcatattttcaaaatgttaCTGTTTATGTCACTGTAGAACCTTGTATTATGTGTGCAGCTGCccttagtaatttaagggtaaAAGAAGTTGTATATGGTTGTGCCAATGACAGATTCGGTGGTAAAACTGTATTAgatataagtaatttttatgattataattataaattagttgGAGATCTAATGGCAACTGAGGCCATGGCTTTACTGAAACAGTTTTATAAAGGAGCTAACCCCAATGCTCCAGAGTCTAAAGCGAAAAAAGAGAAAGTTTcagtataaattaatatatttcataagtATAAAGTGGGAGGATAGTATTTGTGGAAGATATTAATTAGCTGTCATTATGAAAAAATTGCCAATATGTTTAgaatctttttataatttttatgtttagatTCATTTATTGATAGATTATAAGTATGTTAAGATTtctattgatttaaaatttaggtataatttgtgcaataaaacaaaataaaccctCTTTTAAAAAGAGTTGTTTTAATTAGGTTATTAAATAGATGATGTAGATAAAAATATGGGACAGTTAAATAAGAGTACATTAATTCTGACATAATAACTGTAATTAATGGCGCAGACACAATCCctgttaaaatataagtataggtctcataaattatataaatctaTTTCTACAAAGTACTTGACATGTTCAAATttggtttaaaacaaaaagacacTCATACATAACAAATCCAACAAtgtccataaaatatacttaagaatatataattatacaaaataaatgattactcACTACAACATTTTTACTTACAGCTAGCTTATTATTATATCCCActgtataaaacataaaagtgAGATCttattggaaataaaaacaatttattacaatatattacTACTGATAAAATATCCACAAGGATATCACAGAATAATTTCACTAAATCTAAATTGAGATCTCACATTTACATTCCCACAGTGTTTTACAGGAAAGAATGCTTGAGGACTTTTGTACAGTAGGGTGCTAAGTATAACATAATAGTATAATAAGCATGTCACTAAATGCATGTATTTATAATCACACATTTATCCGCAAGAAGTAAAATTATCCACTGTCACAAATAAAAGcagaataaagatttttaaatactgtCCAACAAATTTTACAGCTCTTAACAAATTACCTACAGACTACTTAAACTTAATACAACTGATTTAATCATTTGAATCATGACAACCATTAACCATTGGGTATGGGGCCCCTGAACCTTCAGTCTCTTCATTTTGGCCATTAACATGAACACAATTTTCATTATTCAAATTGTCTTCAACTAAATATTCCTCACCAGCTGGGTCAGCAATGGGGCTTGCACTCCCACTGGAGCTGCTGTCACTATCTGATGAGGATGAACTATCACTTTCTGAGTCTGCACTTGATGAATCCTGAGAATGTTGCCTTAAATGTTCAACTTCAAGTCTCAACTTCTCATTGTCTACCTGTAGTAAACGTATTTGTTCTTCCTGTTCCTTCAGGCGCAGCATCAAGTCGCTAAAAGACTGATCTTCCACCACACTGGACCCGACTGAAGTGCCTGAAGTGTCCCTGTCAGTTAACATGCTGTCCCTGTCTGTCACTGAAGTATCTCTATCATTTGCTGTCATGTCTTTGTCTTCTTCAATGCACTTCACTTTAGAACGTTCAGTTCTTTTCACGAGATTATCATATTTCGCTTCCAAAAATAGATACTCTTGGACGAGATCATCTTTTGACATATTCGATAAACGTTCACTTTGAGCATCTTCATAAACACTTGAAAATTCCTTTGTCAAATATTCCTCTTCGTCTTCgggtaaagaaaaaaaataattatcttcagAGTCCACACTAAAACTTGAATCGCGAGTCCTTGCTGACGGTGTTCGTAAAAGTTGGAAAGAATTTTCTGGTTCTGGTTTATGTATTTCCATTAAAAATTGGTTGTTATTAAAAGGTGCGTGAGTTTTTGCCATCACAATCTTCCTGAATCTATTATTTCTTTTAGACTTTTCATTTTTACGCCGATCTTGCCACGGTATTTTCGAAAAAGGTTTCATGATTTTACGTTTAGATTTCCCGCGCCGCCTTTTTTTCTTGATAAGTCCGTCAACTTGTTTCGGTACATCCACAGTAGATGGCGCGTCTACTTCGCCTGGTCGCGTCGGATCGCCATCTTTTATAGCGATAATATTATTTCCGTCCATTTGAGACAAAACTGCACagttatttagaaataaaacttactttttatatgaaaacataaACAATCGCACTGATATTACAACTTTAACACCACAATGGCTATATGAAATCCTGATAAAAGTACATTGTTCCACGGAGCACTGCACTGAGGACGCAATCGgccatctttatttatttattcattcattgttACATTTTACTACTAGGTGACGCAGTTAGGGTTGCCTAATCTTATGTAATTTTTAACatgactaataaaatattgatacgCCATTCATAAAAAATCATGGTTGATGAGATGACTGCTGTGCAGTGATCTACGATGTATGTAATACGTCGATGAGTTCGAATagaaaaattgttttagttttagccTTAAAATATCTCGCTACAACTAATAGGAAATTGAATAGGAGTCAATGAAACCATGTAGGAATAGCCAGTGAAGTCCCctcagaaatataatattatggaaataaatacttgGCTGCAAAATTTGGACAACTGTTAACCGACTTTTTGTAAATTACCTATGTCAGTAGATGATAGGAAAAATGATGTATTCAGTTCCTTCAGTTTATATAGTTTTGGAACTGCAATGGATATTGCAgcagttttaaatattaaaacttctaaCAAACTGAAATTCagttaaagattaaaataactGATTTAAGATTACTTAAAGAAACTAAAGATTAAAGTTGAaaaagtacttatataaaatgaaaagtGTTTTCACTCACACACATCGTACAAatcacaaataattataattccaaattaattaattgtaaaatataatttacgatatctcaaaaaatctattaatagcTGAAATTACTACTGCTAGTTTTTATCATTTAACTAGATTCTGCCAGCGGCCTCGCCCATTCCTGTGAATTCTACCTTAAATGTTCCAGACTGTAATCTACctttgttctaaatttcatcttgatctcttcagccgttgTATAATTTTTAGTAAGAAGAACACAGTGTTTATCCCGTAAAAGTTGTATTTCGAATACAATCGAAAATAAATTCCTAGTGCacgtttttcattaaaatattatttccttgTGCTTTTCGtttttttctaacatttttGATTGTCTATAGCTACTTTGATATTGTCTATAGAAAAATTATGACAGTGACGGCTCTTTAGACGAAAGTTGTAAACGTCAACCAGTTAACGCAAAATATTGATACCCGAAAAATCAGATAACTATTTTTTCtgtagtttgttttaataaaccAACTTGTACTAAAGTTGCTTTGAAGAAATTGTTCATTTCACTATTGTATTATATGGAAAGTCTTTTAGTGAGCTACCAATAACATAGCAATGGCCGACGATATTGTATTTGAATTATTGCATTccgaaataataaattacgctTTAGATCAATCAAAGGACAATAACAACGACAAAAAGGTTGTTATAAATAgctttaatattgaatttttattttcttaaattcatTTGATATacttacaaatacaattttacattacTTCAGGAGGTGGATCTGTCTGTCGTTGAATACATTGGATTTGCTGCTGGATACAAAATAATGGAAAGACTAACCAGAGAGTGGCCCAGATTCAAAGATGAACTGGACACAATGAAGTTCATATGCACAGATTTTTGgacatgtatttataaaaaacaaattgataatTTAAGAACTAATCACCAAGGAGTTTATGTGCTCCAAGATAATGCATTCAGGTTCCTTACTAACTTTTCTAATGGACATCAATATCTGGAGTTTGCTCCGAGAGTAAGTGtcagaaatgtttttattttaaatacacttaggtacaatacaggagaaaatgttAAGGCCATATTTTTATCTCAAGACAATATTAAATAGCAATGTATATTGAAATAAAGTACAAACCTACATATTCacttgaattattattaatatattttttattttcagtatgtTGCATACACCTGTGGATTGATCCGAGGAGGTTTGGCGAACTTATGCATAAACAGTGTGGTCACAGCAGAAGTCCAGTCTATGCCATCCTGTAAATTTCATATACATGTCCAAAGAACTTAAATATGTTGTTAAAAATgttagatatatttatattattatgaaataaataacatttaatcattattatgtatgtttttatttatatgtataagttaaTCTGTTAAATCTGTATATTCTTATGTAACAGGAGGAAATGTTCATGGTGTATAGGCCAAGTACTTATACATTATAGTAGCAGATTCATTAGTTCCTAGCCctgaataattgttttattataattattactctATGCCAAGTAATACCTAATGCaactgttacaaaaataataaaatggatatttccaaatgaatattgttttatttttttcatcaaaTCCTGTTTGATTAATGATATAGTAACAGGACAATTTGATGCAGGGTTTAACAGAATTGATTTTCACAGAGAAAACGAACCTGCAATATGGGTACCTACTGCTGAAGTTTAAGAGCGAATATTTTTTGGCTGTCATGattcacatattatttaaaaaaaaaaaaatatttataattttataaaaaaaatactcaaaataCTGCTTTGAATTATGtcgaattattaaaaatataacgttatttttattttatactttatttttgaagCATTTAGATATCTCGGAAGGAGCTATTCTCATTCAAGACTagtttgttttacatacaaCTTGTATGTACCACCTATCAAACACCTACCGCTTCAgctatcaaaaataattttataggtatAACAAATTTCTAAACATTTGAATTCGTTTGATTTTGGCGCATTCTGTACCTTTtcgatattgttattatataaattatttattttggttgtaGAGGCCAAGGCGGAAGcagtaaatattgttactgTCAGTtcgtttattacataaaaatatgtattttattcattttattaaaaaaaggaataaaaataaaattcactgGACACTTTGTTGAAACCAGTATTGCCATTTGATAAAAAGAAACTACATGAAAATGAAATCTGTGTAGTCTTGTAGTCTGTGGTCAAAACTTTGACGAAACGTACGCAAACTTTTTGATTGGCGTTGGCGCTCTTTTGCTTCCTTTCCTTTCATTCGCTCTTTCAATTTACAGAAAATGGCTTCCGAAGAATTGGTGACTGAGCAATTTCAATTTTTCGGTATAGATGTGCCCAacgaagtaataaataaatgtgagtACCCAAATAATTCACGATAAGCTGTACTGTAATGTATCTATCTGTTCGTCAACTTTATCAAAAGTTTTGGATATAACTTTATGCCGCTTCAATCAAAATGAATGTTCAAGGTTGTTCCATTATTCACTTCTTTTTCTAAGGCGTAAGTTTATGCGACGAATACAACATCGACGCCGAATCTTTCATTGAACAATGGATGGCCTTCAGTTTAAATCATTTAAATGGTGCATCACCGAATTTGGATAACTTGGATACATTTGTGAGAAAGGAATTTTCCAAGCGGGCGGCGAATCGTTCCAACGCAACCTCTAAAGAAAACGGACAAGTGGGTACCGGCTCAAGTTTGACGGTTTACGGGGCACCCGCTTCAGTTCAGTATCCTTTTAAAGCGCATGCTCCACGTGTTCAATATTTACCGAAGTTTTGTTACTTGTAGTTTGTAACTTGTGATATAAGCTGCCGCCGCCGTGTTAACGGTTTATTGTCGATTGTTTGTTTTCTAATGTAAGGTTGGTGTTAATGAGTTGCATTTCATCAACAGTTTCATTCCTTAGCGTTGATACAGATCAGACAATGAAGTTCTATCCGATTATATGGCCACAACACCgaaggtattttaattaaatattttttttttattttgtaggtacGTGCGTATAATATAACCTTAGCACATTTGAAAATTAGTTAACATAGCATCAGCTACCAATGATTGTTGATATTGTTTCTTTGATTGtaacaagttatttttttatatttacttgtaaataggCATTTAAATAGGCTTGTATAATCCAGGACCGTTTTTACTCAAGCTAAAGAAGATAGTTGATACTCCTATTTGCTCCTAATGGGTATATGTCTAGTGCCACAGTGAATTATTTCTGTGACTAGATCTACACTCATTGAGAGCTTTTAGGCCTAGCATCGCTGGAAGCACAGGACTGACGTCCAGGAACAGGTATTCTCTTCCatgattaaaattgtttttgtaccttcttatttttttttaaacagcgCTATTTGTAATCGGTAATTTTACTCGAGTGGCTGTGCAATTTAACTTGATGATATTTGTGGGCGAGTTTGCTTCTGGTGCATGTTCATTACTAATCATGACTAGATCCATACTCGTCTGCAGCCATCAACTTAATCTGCGTCTTCGAAATAATCATTTGTgcaaactatattttattttattataagtgcgATAACTGTAAGTGTGATTTCaatggtttaaaatattaattcagtaaaatataattgatttatttcatttcaatgcTTTTCAGAGagttaaagttgaaattgaaTCTGTATCCAACCAAACTAATGACTTGTGTCCGGCTTCCTACTCTCCATCAGTGTAAgtctcgataaaaaaaaatgcaaaaatgtaCTCATTTATCTTAAATagcatttacttttaaaactagTTCCTAGAATAGAACATACACAGCATTGTTCtgtactaaatacatatttttaagaataaaaaaaaaaaatacagtttacccacatcaaaataaaaaaaaaaattgtttgtcattaattaaattctgtGAATTATCAAATGAAAGGCATGCATTTTCTTTCAGTGGGTCTGGTAAATATGCATCAAGGAGTAACGTAGGTGCCGTAGTCCACTCATATGGTGATGAGAAATTACTACAGAACATTTCAGAGCCATGTGGCCccaatgatattttaaatttgaaaattacACAAGTGCCTAACGATGATGGTGACACATATAACAAAGCCATGTAAGTACATGACTAATGTTCATTTAATCTTCTATTGGATATAGTtacaaaagataaatatttgacATGCAATGTGTCCAATGCTATCCCTCTCTGCTAATAAATCATCCTGTTATAGATTTATTGGAAATAACCACAAACCAATGTGTTTAAAGCAAACCCTGGGAATATAATTTGATGTAAAATTGTAATTCTAGGTTTGGCTTTGAACTACTTCATGAGAAAGCCAGTATGTTTGATGGCAACATACGCTATGTCTCACAGTGTATTATGAAGAAGTCTGGAATCACAGATTTGACATCTGTGAGGTGTAAAACACAggtatacaattttaaataatcttgAGAAAGATATGTAAAGAAGTTTTGGAATGCAAATGGTAATTAAAATTACAGGCTGAAGTAGCAGTGGCAGGTCGCATAGAATGTGATGCCGATGCCAGACTCAATCCCAAGAGTGTTGTTCTCCAAGGGACATGGGAGCAATCACTCAGCCAAACAGTACCAGTAGATTTAGACAAGTTtgtatacctaatataaaagTTAGTGGGAGATGTATTGACTTCATTTGCATCTGAATTGCttcttaactaaaatatttaaaaaatacaattaattctGCTGAAGCGGCAATAcaccataatattaatttttatttatattcaaactATTCATTAGATTCAAAATATTCATTAGATATTTTTTCACacttaattaaagtttctataAGTTTGTTATTTCTGTGACAGTGTGAAGCAGTATTCTTTATTTCCTGGCCAGACAGTTGTAATGAAGGGTGTAAACATGCGTGGTGACAAGTTCGTAGCTCACGAGGTATTCTGTGATGCATCACCTGCAGTTGCAGATCACAAGGCAGATATTATGAATACCTTACAAGGTATGCCATATCCATGAAGCTATTTGGAAGAGTATGACTCGGGACTATCTCAAGTTCTATGTATGCTTTAGAACACTCAAATAACACTGATTTCAAAATATTCTAGGCAAAATGTCAATGGTAGTAGCAACAGGACCATATACAACATCTGACAACATGAAATATGAACCTCTAAAGGATTTTGTAACATACATCGCCACACACAGACCACATGTAGTTATTATGACTGGACCATTTCTAGACAGTGAACATACCAAAGTCAAAGATAATACTATGGCAGAAACGTTCAAATCATTCTTTGACAAATTAATTGATAGTTTAGGAGAATTAAGTAATACAAGGTAAGAAGTTTGTCAACTTTTACCCCCGTTTCTTATTAACAAGTtcttcataaattaataatgtttataattttatatctttCCAGCCCATACACAAAGATATACATAGTTTCCAGTAATAAGGACGCATTCCATGTGAATATTTACCCAACTCCAGCATATTCCAGCAGACggaaacatacaaatattcacTTTGTACCAGATCCTTGCACGCTTAACATCAATGGGATAATTGTTGGTGTAACAAGTACAGACATCTTAATGCACATAAGCCAGGAAGAAATATCTCTgtaaatatcatattaaactattttagcACTTTTATGGTAGCCTACTATATAAAAAACGTACTAAAACTTAATTCAATTTACAGAGGTATGGGTGGAGACAAGCTATCGAGGCTAGCTGGACATATCCTGATGCAGCAGACATACTACCCACTGTGGCCACCAGCACAGGGTCTCTCAGTTGACGCTGCGTTATGGGCTGCGCATGCGCAACTGTCATGCATACCACACATCCTAGTGCTGCCATCTAACTTCAGATATTTTGTCAAGGTTTGTAATCATTTCATTTAATCCTCTAAAGAACGAATTTTTCAGAGCCTTTTATAAATGTCATTGAAATATCctctttttaagtatttttttttattattatcattggacttcaatgtaaattatgttGATACGTTGTACGTAGGCGGTATTTGTAGTAATTTTTGTggtaataacaaacattttctctttTAGGAAGTAAATGGCTGTGTCGTAGTGAATCCAGAGCATTTAACAAAAGGAACGGGTGGAGGTACCTTCGCACGTTTACTTATACAGAGTGACAAAGATGACAAAAAAATCGCAGCACAAATTATACGCATCTAAGtatttaaattagtaataaaaaatttacaaacatttccttattttatttggtattgAAATTCATAATTGAATATAACAACAATCTAAACACGagataaaaatgcaaaaatctGGGGTAGGCCCAATATAACCAACTttgtaaataattgaaaaaaaaaaatcccgaGAAACCACTTATGCTACGTAAATGGGGTCGTTGAGCGAAATTTTTCCACCTGGACCACTGCGCAGTGCCATCTGTAATCCCATCTTTGGAGAGCTGCCACCGGATTTACGTTCCTCGGGGTTGGTGAGTTGACGGTAcctgaaataaagaaaaacagtaACTACTTGATAGCACCTAGACAGAGAAAGTTAGTGTTATATCAAATTCATAGGAAAGGCTtagattaatataataattacttcttCAACTCCTGTAATGGTTCCGTGTTGGCATTGCGAATACCGGTCTCCGGATCAATGGTGGTCAAGACGCAtctgaaagtaaaaaaaactaaaaactgcgtttctttataatattaaaatgaaaaaatccctgaaagtcatcgtaaaatttaagcagtcgggacccattctcaatatgaagactttgtgagggcacatagggcttgctttctagaatgggtcccgactgcttaaattttacgatgactttcttgttttagggatttcttcattttaatattatgaaacgCACGAAGttggttttttaaattacctttttttatttttatttttttagttttattatttttgtattttgatatatctagtgtcactctcacagtaaatacgaatcaaacgacccctatcaagcggaaatccatcgagtcgttcaggctagagagtgagaaatattcgaatttggcgccaaaaatccgc contains these protein-coding regions:
- the LOC118275498 gene encoding single-strand selective monofunctional uracil-DNA glycosylase, which translates into the protein METEVVSSFFTSSSGESRSEDISEKFLQLVDELNLSLGQFQMPKKVKAVYNPTIYAREPFEMYVRKYCNTPKRIIFFGMNPGPFGMSQTGIPFGEIESVRDWLGISGTVGKPPVEIKSREVLGFDCKRSEISGKRFWGLFRTLCGTPENFFKSSFVYNYLPQQWLTDTGCNLTPGDFKTHEVQELYNICDPVFHKVLELYQVDYIVAIGKFCETRAKKTIEKYSLPKPVKILYMQHPSPRVVNNNNWTEKTIDFLKENNLLQYYTQPSA
- the LOC118275499 gene encoding tRNA-specific adenosine deaminase 2; translation: MVDFMKRALELASEALSAQEVPVGCVFVINSEIIAESRNIVNATHNPTRHAEINCIDSVIEHCKTHDIDYMSYFQNVTVYVTVEPCIMCAAALSNLRVKEVVYGCANDRFGGKTVLDISNFYDYNYKLVGDLMATEAMALLKQFYKGANPNAPESKAKKEKVSV
- the LOC118275497 gene encoding protein HEXIM1 — its product is MDGNNIIAIKDGDPTRPGEVDAPSTVDVPKQVDGLIKKKRRRGKSKRKIMKPFSKIPWQDRRKNEKSKRNNRFRKIVMAKTHAPFNNNQFLMEIHKPEPENSFQLLRTPSARTRDSSFSVDSEDNYFFSLPEDEEEYLTKEFSSVYEDAQSERLSNMSKDDLVQEYLFLEAKYDNLVKRTERSKVKCIEEDKDMTANDRDTSVTDRDSMLTDRDTSGTSVGSSVVEDQSFSDLMLRLKEQEEQIRLLQVDNEKLRLEVEHLRQHSQDSSSADSESDSSSSSDSDSSSSGSASPIADPAGEEYLVEDNLNNENCVHVNGQNEETEGSGAPYPMVNGCHDSND
- the LOC118275513 gene encoding trafficking protein particle complex subunit 6b; the protein is MADDIVFELLHSEIINYALDQSKDNNNDKKEVDLSVVEYIGFAAGYKIMERLTREWPRFKDELDTMKFICTDFWTCIYKKQIDNLRTNHQGVYVLQDNAFRFLTNFSNGHQYLEFAPRYVAYTCGLIRGGLANLCINSVVTAEVQSMPSCKFHIHVQRT
- the LOC118275501 gene encoding DNA polymerase alpha subunit B encodes the protein MASEELVTEQFQFFGIDVPNEVINKCVSLCDEYNIDAESFIEQWMAFSLNHLNGASPNLDNLDTFVRKEFSKRAANRSNATSKENGQVGTGSSLTVYGAPASVQSDNEVLSDYMATTPKRVKVEIESVSNQTNDLCPASYSPSVGSGKYASRSNVGAVVHSYGDEKLLQNISEPCGPNDILNLKITQVPNDDGDTYNKAMFGFELLHEKASMFDGNIRYVSQCIMKKSGITDLTSVRCKTQAEVAVAGRIECDADARLNPKSVVLQGTWEQSLSQTVPVDLDNVKQYSLFPGQTVVMKGVNMRGDKFVAHEVFCDASPAVADHKADIMNTLQGKMSMVVATGPYTTSDNMKYEPLKDFVTYIATHRPHVVIMTGPFLDSEHTKVKDNTMAETFKSFFDKLIDSLGELSNTSPYTKIYIVSSNKDAFHVNIYPTPAYSSRRKHTNIHFVPDPCTLNINGIIVGVTSTDILMHISQEEISLGMGGDKLSRLAGHILMQQTYYPLWPPAQGLSVDAALWAAHAQLSCIPHILVLPSNFRYFVKEVNGCVVVNPEHLTKGTGGGTFARLLIQSDKDDKKIAAQIIRI